In Glycine max cultivar Williams 82 chromosome 4, Glycine_max_v4.0, whole genome shotgun sequence, the genomic stretch gaggagacgccacttcaaggagaagatgagtctagaagaagctcaccaccataggaggccatggataagagcttggaggaagaaggagatgaatgaagagagagggagagaagagcacgaaattttgtgctcaaaaggagctctgaaatctgaagttaatattcaaatgatcaaagttgaaaaaaaatacacacacatgacctctatttatagcctaagtgtcacacaaaattggagggaaattcaaatttcacttgaatttgaaattgaatttgtggaaccaaactttggagccaaaatttcactaattatgattagtgaattttagttatggttcagcccactaatccaagatcaattccaagattctccactaagtgtgcttaggtgtcatgaggcatgaaaagcatgaaggacatgcacaaagtgtgactatatgatgtggcaatggggtgtagtaagcaaatgctcacctccccctctaaaatttaattggattgggcttctaccaattcaattaaatttatttccagccacacacatcaaatatccacttagtgcatgtgaaattacaaaactatccctaatacaaaaactagtctaggtgcctaaaaatacaagggctgaaaaatcctatatttctagggtaccctacctacaatatggagccctatatacaaggaccaaatataatgacatcccagtctaatatgtacaaagataattggacccaaccttggcccatgggctcagaaatctaccctaaggttcatgagaaccctagggccttcttcagcagctctagcccaatcttcttggagcctcttgctcatggttcttgtgattggtcccttcctagggaggattgcatcatgttGTCAAAGACCTTTGAAGTTTCAGGATCATTGTTCACTGTTACAGATGGTTGGACACCAGCTGGACACTGTTTCATTAGCTCATTAGCATAGTCACTGTATAGGGTTTTGTCAATGAGCCTAAGATTTCCCTTTGAATCTTCTTGAAAATGATCCCTGAATGAGCTGCAATGTGCTGTTCCAATGGTATGAGCTCCTGAAAAGCTTAAATATCACTAAATAAGTATGTAGCACTAGCGTGATATCAAAGCAAACAATGTGAAAGGTTAATATAGTAATGGTTGACAATGAATTACCTTATAAGATACTAATGCCAATGCCAAACACCCTGGCttgaatatattcaaaatatttaaataaacaacaACACATTAtcgtatttaaataaatataacatacacAACTTAATAATTTCCAGAATCATTAGACTCAATTCTTTGATTCCCCTAACATGGATTTTAGATTCTTCAAAGGATTTAATTCGTATTTCATACCATAACGTCTTATTCTCTTTCCATAATAATTTCATCCTCATCTCATATGAAAGTATCTAtcatataattcaaaattatcaatttgtGATATCAATAATGCGTCATTCACAATCATACTTAAATAAACACACAATGTAATCACTCAAGCACAAAACACAGACATACTTGTGAGAAAATATCACAAAAGTAACATCAATTCACATAACATGTATATATTACTCGTGCTCTAACTTTTCCCTTAGTACTATCATGTATCCTAACTTACAATtattatattacaaaatttaggTCTATGACATCCAGATTCTTGTCCTTAACTAGCACCGTGATTTTAAAAGGTAAGACTCCAATATACGTAATCATAATAGGAGGTCCCTTTAACAATTTAAAGGAATAGATACtactggaatttttttttctttatattttaaaacacatGTATCCCATATCTCTCTTTTCCTTGAACTCCTCCATCAAGTTCATCTCTTGTTAGGTCTGACATTTGAAGCAACTGAAACCATCCCATCTCTCCTACCTGTAGGAATCATAGTCCTTGGTTCACCAGCCTGTTCTCAAGTGCCCTTCAAGTTAATAACCGTACCAAAAGAGGTGTCTTGCCAATATGCCATTGAACAATGTCAGCCATGCAATGAGGTAGAACTTACTATTTCAACAGCATCTCCAGCAGCTAGAGCTATTATGTCTGCACAAGAAACAGTTCTAGGGCAGAATTTCTCTAGGATCCTTTTTGCTGAATCTATAACTGAAAATCCTCCGACAGACCTATTTCCTGGATCACTTTGTTCTGTATTGTTCCCTTGTAGCATCAAAGAAACATCCCTGCATATAATAAAGTGATCCATTTCATCAAGGAAATTCACTGCAAGCTACAATTGTAAATGCATGCAAACTCCTTGGTTATCTTAACTTCAAT encodes the following:
- the LOC106798375 gene encoding peroxidase 46 isoform X2, whose amino-acid sequence is MIALWWDVSLMLQGNNTEQSDPGNRSVGGFSVIDSAKRILEKFCPRTVSCADIIALAAGDAVEIELIPLEQHIAAHSGIIFKKIQREILGSLTKPYTVTMLMS
- the LOC106798375 gene encoding peroxidase 46 isoform X1: METKTGTLSIAVSSLFMFSFVALVKGSLSFNFYAAACPSQESIIRNIVSSSSSTDTTIPGKVLRLVFHDCFVVVSVQLFQQMDVSLMLQGNNTEQSDPGNRSVGGFSVIDSAKRILEKFCPRTVSCADIIALAAGDAVEIAGEPRTMIPTGRRDGMVSVASNVRPNKR